In one window of Tubulanus polymorphus chromosome 3, tnTubPoly1.2, whole genome shotgun sequence DNA:
- the LOC141901790 gene encoding putative ubiquitin-conjugating enzyme E2 C, translated as MASQNINPQDLQGQEKLEENSIVPRDGQSVTKRLQKDLLTLMTQKVEGISAFPNGDDLFSWIGTIQGGQGTVYEGLKYKLLLTFPSGYPYKAPIVKFETPCFHPNVDQHGNICLDILKENWAPSYDVRTILISIQSLLGEPNNKSPLNTQAAQLWDNQKAYKKTLLEKYKLEVTDAV; from the exons ATGGCATCGCAAAATATCAACCCACAAGATCTACAAGGCCAGGAGAAGTTGGAAGAAAATTCTATTGTTCCTAGAGATGGTCAATCGGTCACTAAAAG ATTACAGAAGGACTTGTTGACTCTAATG ACTCAAAAAGTTGAAGGCATTTCGGCATTTCCAAACGGTGACGATTTATTCAGCTGGATTGGAACGATACAAGGTGGACAAGGAACT GTGTACGAAGGATTAAAGTATAAGTTGTTACTAACGTTTCCCAGCGGATATCCTTACAAGGCGCCGATCGTCAAATTCGAAACGCCGTGTTTTCACCCGAACGTCGATCAGCACGGCAACATTTGTTTGGACATTCTGAAGGAGAACTGGGCGCCGTCGTACGACGTCCGCACCATTCTAATCTCGATACAAAGTCTTTTAGGAG aaccGAACAACAAAAGCCCGTTGAACACCCAAGCCGCTCAATTATGGGACAATCAAAAAGCGTACAAAAAAACTTTGCTCGAAAAGTATAAACTGGAGGTAACGGATGCAGTTTGA
- the LOC141902073 gene encoding mitochondrial calcium uniporter regulator 1-like: MAAPRFGLKTGLICLNKWPKIATVKDIKSNLFFPLSQHIRKFSFHTVDRCHAFEARDVKVTPPKGPLNLDTHAAVKHLEYSGFTTQQAEGLVRLIVEIVSSSADSTRHNLVTKEQQEIVVQQLMANLESVKKDMIILEKSEFQALRNETDRLFSEIRHLRAAVDDDLSKLSSGMRLDINLEKARSIEEHHDMKGKYEQLDHRIDTEIANLRTMFEKYRNDIFKYAGGTLVSCVTITLGFYRLWS, encoded by the exons ATGGCCGCGCCCAGGTTTGGATTAAAAACTGGCCtaatttgtttgaataaatggcCCAAAATAGCGACAGTTAAagatatcaaatccaatttatTCTTCCCGTTGAGTCAACATATTCGAAAGTTTTCTTTTC aTACGGTAGATAGATGTCACGCATTTGAAGCTAGAGATGTCAAAGTCACTCCTCCGAAAGGACCTTTGAATTTGGACACTCATGCTGCTGTGAAACATTTAGAATATTCTG GTTTTACAACTCAACAAGCTGAAGGGTTGGTGCGACTTATTGTGGAAATTGTGAGTTCATCTGCAGATTCTACAAGACATAATCTAGTCACTAAAGAGCAACAG GAGATTGTCGTTCAACAGTTGATGGCCAACTTAGAATCCGTGAAAAAAGACATGATTATACTAGAGAAGAGTGAATTCCAAGCACTCCGGAATGAGACTGAT CGACTATTCAGTGAAATCAGACATCTGCGAGCTGCAGTTGATGATGACCTGTCTAAACTCAGCAGTGGTATGAGATTAGATATTAACTTAGAAAAAGCTAGAAGCATCGAAGAG CATCACGACATGAAAGGTAAATACGAACAACTggatcatcgaattgataccGAAATCGCCAATCTACGAACTATGTTCGAAAAATATAGGAACGATATCTTCAAATACGCCGGAG GTACACTTGTATCCTGCGTGACTATAACACTGGGTTTCTATCGACTGTGGTCTTGA
- the LOC141901562 gene encoding uncharacterized protein LOC141901562 — protein MSLTLPIEVVTHIMRYLSVNDCLEASLVNRSWYEASLDPILQKNRHVTFHVAATDLELIESIGRRRIPNLSFHQIDNSSHSTTILLKSCRELSPFLRHLSFEGTDITERTFVSFLSRCYNLESLDLNGCNTLFMSGNVLERNADLQALRSSLQKLRELNLSSLRHITDATFNRLVTVVPNLESLNLSSCHVTFRTTNSYNDSRVCADNTQFSFANILQFVRSQSKRLTSLDLSKTNVNDDALSSIAKCDGLKLKSLKLHCCREISENSVFDVCKNQTELTTLDISRCTGIGNTVIQTIARYLRDLRTLDIRQCQYISHGIESIAKISSLRDLDIASTTFTSGAIEKVLSSPALSNLTRLCIGASAVVTDKAVHSICTNLGKIRYLDVNSCSNISDSSLHAISEHLVDLRYLDISWCKKVTDLGLLGLAEGSDCPKDQDDHTGCRCVRDHNMSTMFRKPLPISSITISSYEAVEKLKTDRTQTDKIYTLANLVNMETLKMKSLPNISDIGVTQAMKFSDLKYVDLSMCKRITDDSLVSLASNNRRLEKILISNCVEITNDGVLFLIHNCRRIVELDISNLVKITDHCVEEIAKYCRHLRHLDVSYCSYVTQKALESVEMGCKHLQALHCRYIADDDYSLNY, from the exons ATGAGCTTGACACTGCCAATCGAG GTTGTGACGCACATAATGAGATATCTGTCGGTCAATGATTGTTTAGAAGCCTCTCTCGTCAATCGAAGCTGGTATGAAGCTTCCCTCGATCCGATCTTGCAGAAAAATCGCCACGTAACGTTCCATGTCGCAGCGACCGATCTCGAACTGATCGAATCGATCGGCAGACGACGAATCCCGAACTTGAGTTTTCATCAAATCGACAATTCTTCGCATTCGACGACGATTCTACTAAAATCGTGTCGAGAACTGAGTCCGTTTCTTCGGCATTTATCGTTCGAAGGCACGGACATAACCGAGCGAACTTTCGTGTCTTTTCTATCGCGCTGTTACAATTTAGAAAGCCTCGATCTCAACGGTTGTAACACATTGTTCATGAGCGGAAACGTTCTCGAGCGCAACGCCGACTTACAAGCGTTGAGATCTTCGTTACAAAAGCTACGTGAGCTGAATCTAAGTTCGTTACGACATATCACGGACGCGACGTTCAACCGTTTGGTGACCGTCGTGCCGAATTTAGAAAGTTTGAATCTTTCGTCGTGTCACGTTACGTTCCGTACGACTAATTCGTACAATGATTCGCGCGTCTGCGCCGACAATACGCAGTTCTCGTTCGCGAACATTTTACAGTTCGTGCGAAGCCAAAGTAAACGCCTTACGTCGCTCGATTTAAGCAAAACCAACGTCAACGACGACGCTCTTTCGAGCATCGCCAAGTGCGACGGGTTGAAACTGAAATCGCTGAAACTGCATTGTTGTCGGGAAATATCCGAAAATTCCGTTTTCGACGTTTGCAAAAATCAAACCGAATTAACGACTCTCGACATAAGCAGGTGTACGGGTATCGGTAATACCGTTATTCAAACGATCGCCCGATACCTGCGCGACTTGCGCACGCTTGACATACGACAGTGTCAGTATATTTCGCACGGAATCGAAAGTATCGCCAAAATTTCGTCGTTGCGAGATCTCGATATCGCGTCGACGACGTTCACGTCTGGCGCGATCGAAAAGGTTTTGAGTTCGCCGGCTTTGTCGAATCTTACGCGATTATGTATAGGAGCTTCGGCTGTCGTAACGGATAAGGCCGTTCATTCCATCTGTACAAATTTGGGTAAAATTCGATACTTGGACGTAAATTCCTGTAGTAATATCAGCGATAGCAGTTTGCACGCGATTTCCGAACATCTCGTCGATTTACGTTATCTCGACATATCTTGGTGTAAGAAGGTTACCGATCTCGGTTTGCTCGGACTGGCGGAAGGTTCGGACTGCCCGAAGGATCAAGACGATCACACCGGTTGTCGCTGCGTACGCGATCACAATATGTCGACGATGTTCCGAAAACCGTTGCCTATCAGTTCGATTACGATTTCGAGTTACGAGGCGGTGGAGAAATTGAAAACCGACCGAACGCAAACCGATAAGATTTATACTCTGGCGAATCTAGTCAATATGGaaacgttgaaaatgaaaagtttgCCGAATATTTCCGACATCGGCGTAACGCAAGCCATGAAATTTAGCGATCTAAAATACGTCGATCTAAGCATGTGTAAACGTATAACGGACGATAGTCTGGTTTCATTAGCTTCGAATAATCGGCGATTAgagaaaattctgattagTAACTGCGTAGAAATTACGAATGACGGCGTGCTATTCCTGATCCATAACTGTCGCCGAATCGTCGAACTCGACATTTCGAATTTGGTCAAAATAACCGATCATTGCGTCGAAGAAATTGCGAAATATTGCCGACACTTGCGCCATCTAGATGTTTCTTATTGCTCGTACGTTACTCAGAAGGCGTTAGAGTCTGTTGAAATGGGTTGCAAACATTTGCAAGCGTTGCATTGTCGATATATCGCCGACGATGACTACAGTTTGAATTACTGA
- the LOC141901560 gene encoding lon protease homolog 2, peroxisomal-like isoform X2 has product MAASITIPRKLPLLIVADNVLLPGSTIRLPIKRLSNLNLVKSRLLGRNTLSSTIIGVIPKEPNKHENGDGNIFHKIGTAAVVVQVTGTNWPTPNYTVLITGICRFKIEEILQEMPYPIAMVTQLEQLAVADEIDEQIKLDPELGVVAENFREQALKLVDMLDVSIPVVAKLKKMLDDIPNHQLPDVCASIVKASVTERIQILDAIDLRERYTKALPLLMRQIEGMKLLRNAKRSSFEIIPRRKENNIRRFLKQRPKMHGYDDDDENDDEIDEIQEIEQKIKSVKMPDNAMKTAMKEFKRLKTMPSQMPEHAMLRNYLELMVDLPWGKSTEDHLDIEQARTDLDDDHFGLEKLKRRVLEFLAVKQLKNSLKGPILCFVGPPGVGKTSVGRSVARTLGRQFHRIALGGVYDQSDIRGHRRTYIGSMPGRVIQGLRTVGVNNPVFLLDEVDKLSRGLHGDPAAALLEVLDPEQNHSFTDHYLNVPFDLSQVLFIATANTTSTIPPALLDRMEVIEIMGYTQEEKVHIASRYLVPKQLEKHGLTSEHLEIPNEMILQIISKHTREAGVRDLERQLAAVCRAVAVRVAKTSSKNPKLSDIDDDASGDDAAAITSDHHHSLPLIIDEPMLDEFLGCRKYEIDTVGRLNQPGVCIGLAWTSFGGEIMYIEASRMDGEGKVKFTGKLGDVMKESASLALSWVRSNARLLYIQDASQLMKTDLHIHFPAGAVPKDGPSAGVAIVTVLVSLFTGQCVRSDTAMTGEITLRGLVLPVGGIKEKVLAAYRTGIHRVILPKKNKKDLWEIPQYVQVNLIK; this is encoded by the exons ATGGCGGCCAGTATTACGATTCCTCGTAAATTACCTCTTCTAATCGTGGCTGACAACGTCTTATTGCCGGGTTCTACCATTCGTTTACCGATTAAACGTTTAAGCAA TTTAAACCTCGTAAAAAGTCGACTACTCGGGCGAAATACATTGAGCAGTACAATTATAGGTGTCATTCCTAAAGAACCGAATAAACAT GAAAATGGTGATGGAAATATCTTTCATAAGATCGGCACCGCAGCTGTTGTTGTCCAGGTTACAGGCACTAACTGGCCGACGCCGAACTACACAGTACTCATTACGGGAATCTGTAGATTCAAGATTGAGGAAATACTTCAAGAAATGCCGTATCCAATTGCTATGGTTACACAGTTAGAACAGCTTGCGGTGGCAGATGAAATAG ATGAACAAATAAAGTTGGACCCAGAATTAGGTGTCGTTGCTGAAAATTTTCGTGAACAAGCCTTGAAATTGGTTGACATGTTAGACGTATCTATTCCTGTTGTAGCCAAATTGAAg aaaatgctGGATGATATTCCAAATCACCAGTTACCGGATGTCTGCGCATCGATTGTGAAAGCATCAGTGACTGAAAGAATACAGATTCTCGACGCAATTGACCTGCGAGAAAGATACACTAAAGCGCTTCCATTACTTATGAGGCAAATCGAG gGGATGAAACTTTTGCGAAATGCGAAAAGAAGCAGTTTCGAAATCATACCACGGCGCAAGGAAAATAATATACGCCGATTTTTAAAACAACGACCGAAGATGCATGgatatgatgatgacgatgaaaatgatgatgaaatcgatgaaattcaagaaattgaGCAAAAGATAAA GTCAGTTAAAATGCCTGATAACGCAATGAAGACTGCTATGAAAGAATTTAAAAGACTGAAGACGATGCCATCACAAATGCCTGAGCACGCGATGTTAAG aaattatttggaattgATGGTCGATCTTCCGTGGGGTAAAAGCACTGAAGACCATCTGGATATTGAACAAGCAAG GACTGATTTAGACGATGATCATTTCGGTTTGGAGAAGTTAAAACGTAGGGTGTTGGAATTTCTGGCAGTTAAACAACTGAAGAACAGTTTGAAAGGTCCGATTTTATGTTTCGTCGGTCCACCTGGTGTAGGCAAAACAAGCGTCGGCCGTTCAGTGGCTAGAACTCTTGGTCGGCAGTTCCATAG GATTGCTTTAGGAGGTGTTTATGACCAGTCGGATATTCGCGGACATCGTAGAACGTATATAGGCTCGATGCCCGGTCGTGTTATACAAGGTTTAAGGACGGTCGGAGTTAATAATCCTGTCTTCCTGCTGGATGAAGTCGACAAATTG AGTCGTGGGCTACACGGTGATCCAGCTGCAGCTCTACTGGAAGTATTAGACCCAGAACAGAACCACAGCTTCACTGACCA CTATTTGAATGTCCCGTTCGATTTATCGCAAGTGTTATTCATCGCTACGGCGAATACGACGTCGACGATACCGCCGGCGTTGTTAGATCGGATGGAGGTGATCGAAATAATGGGATACACGCAGGAAGAGAAAGTTCACATCGCTTCTCGTTATCTCGTGCCGAAACAACTCGAAAAACACGGCCTCACATCGGAACATCTGGAAATACCCAATGAGATGATATTACAAATAA ttTCTAAGCATACCCGTGAGGCTGGCGTTAGAGATCTCGAACGTCAGTTAGCTGCTGTCTGTCGGGCCGTTGCTGTGCGAGTTGCCAAAACGTCCAGTAAAAACCCTAAGTTAAGTGACATTGATGACGATGCTTCTGGTGATGATGCTGCTGCAATAACATCTGATCACCATCACAGCTTGCcattgataattgatgaaCCGATGCTAGATGAATTTTTGGGG TGcaggaaatatgaaattgatacagTGGGTAGACTGAATCAACCGGGTGTTTGTATTGGTCTTGCTTGGACATCATTCGGCGGTGAGATTATGTATATCGAAGCTTCTCGAATGGATGGAGAAGGCAAAGTGAAATTCACCGGAAAGTTGGGTGACGTGATGAAAGAGTCGGCTTCGTTAGCGCTGAGTTGGGTGCGCAGTAACGCTAGACTG CTTTATATTCAAGATGCGTCGCAGCTGATGAAAACAGATCTCCACATTCACTTCCCAGCCGGAGCGGTCCCGAAAGATGGCCCGTCCGCCGGAGTTGCCATAGTTACTGTATTAGTGTCTTTGTTTACGGGACAATGCGTACGCTCCGATACGGCTATGACGGGTGAAATAACGTTACGCGGTTTAGTGTTACCCGTTGGTGGAATAAAGGAGAAGGTTTTAGCGGCTTACAGAACCGGAATTCACCGAGTTATTTTAccgaagaaaaacaaaaaagaccTCTGGGAAATCCCGCAATATGTTCAGGTAAACTT gataaaatga
- the LOC141901560 gene encoding lon protease homolog 2, peroxisomal-like isoform X1, which translates to MAASITIPRKLPLLIVADNVLLPGSTIRLPIKRLSNLNLVKSRLLGRNTLSSTIIGVIPKEPNKHENGDGNIFHKIGTAAVVVQVTGTNWPTPNYTVLITGICRFKIEEILQEMPYPIAMVTQLEQLAVADEIDEQIKLDPELGVVAENFREQALKLVDMLDVSIPVVAKLKKMLDDIPNHQLPDVCASIVKASVTERIQILDAIDLRERYTKALPLLMRQIEGMKLLRNAKRSSFEIIPRRKENNIRRFLKQRPKMHGYDDDDENDDEIDEIQEIEQKIKSVKMPDNAMKTAMKEFKRLKTMPSQMPEHAMLRNYLELMVDLPWGKSTEDHLDIEQARTDLDDDHFGLEKLKRRVLEFLAVKQLKNSLKGPILCFVGPPGVGKTSVGRSVARTLGRQFHRIALGGVYDQSDIRGHRRTYIGSMPGRVIQGLRTVGVNNPVFLLDEVDKLSRGLHGDPAAALLEVLDPEQNHSFTDHYLNVPFDLSQVLFIATANTTSTIPPALLDRMEVIEIMGYTQEEKVHIASRYLVPKQLEKHGLTSEHLEIPNEMILQIISKHTREAGVRDLERQLAAVCRAVAVRVAKTSSKNPKLSDIDDDASGDDAAAITSDHHHSLPLIIDEPMLDEFLGCRKYEIDTVGRLNQPGVCIGLAWTSFGGEIMYIEASRMDGEGKVKFTGKLGDVMKESASLALSWVRSNARLLYIQDASQLMKTDLHIHFPAGAVPKDGPSAGVAIVTVLVSLFTGQCVRSDTAMTGEITLRGLVLPVGGIKEKVLAAYRTGIHRVILPKKNKKDLWEIPQYVQDKMKFVFASCLEDVLDAAFDGGFPPMMPEKLNSLVTSKL; encoded by the exons ATGGCGGCCAGTATTACGATTCCTCGTAAATTACCTCTTCTAATCGTGGCTGACAACGTCTTATTGCCGGGTTCTACCATTCGTTTACCGATTAAACGTTTAAGCAA TTTAAACCTCGTAAAAAGTCGACTACTCGGGCGAAATACATTGAGCAGTACAATTATAGGTGTCATTCCTAAAGAACCGAATAAACAT GAAAATGGTGATGGAAATATCTTTCATAAGATCGGCACCGCAGCTGTTGTTGTCCAGGTTACAGGCACTAACTGGCCGACGCCGAACTACACAGTACTCATTACGGGAATCTGTAGATTCAAGATTGAGGAAATACTTCAAGAAATGCCGTATCCAATTGCTATGGTTACACAGTTAGAACAGCTTGCGGTGGCAGATGAAATAG ATGAACAAATAAAGTTGGACCCAGAATTAGGTGTCGTTGCTGAAAATTTTCGTGAACAAGCCTTGAAATTGGTTGACATGTTAGACGTATCTATTCCTGTTGTAGCCAAATTGAAg aaaatgctGGATGATATTCCAAATCACCAGTTACCGGATGTCTGCGCATCGATTGTGAAAGCATCAGTGACTGAAAGAATACAGATTCTCGACGCAATTGACCTGCGAGAAAGATACACTAAAGCGCTTCCATTACTTATGAGGCAAATCGAG gGGATGAAACTTTTGCGAAATGCGAAAAGAAGCAGTTTCGAAATCATACCACGGCGCAAGGAAAATAATATACGCCGATTTTTAAAACAACGACCGAAGATGCATGgatatgatgatgacgatgaaaatgatgatgaaatcgatgaaattcaagaaattgaGCAAAAGATAAA GTCAGTTAAAATGCCTGATAACGCAATGAAGACTGCTATGAAAGAATTTAAAAGACTGAAGACGATGCCATCACAAATGCCTGAGCACGCGATGTTAAG aaattatttggaattgATGGTCGATCTTCCGTGGGGTAAAAGCACTGAAGACCATCTGGATATTGAACAAGCAAG GACTGATTTAGACGATGATCATTTCGGTTTGGAGAAGTTAAAACGTAGGGTGTTGGAATTTCTGGCAGTTAAACAACTGAAGAACAGTTTGAAAGGTCCGATTTTATGTTTCGTCGGTCCACCTGGTGTAGGCAAAACAAGCGTCGGCCGTTCAGTGGCTAGAACTCTTGGTCGGCAGTTCCATAG GATTGCTTTAGGAGGTGTTTATGACCAGTCGGATATTCGCGGACATCGTAGAACGTATATAGGCTCGATGCCCGGTCGTGTTATACAAGGTTTAAGGACGGTCGGAGTTAATAATCCTGTCTTCCTGCTGGATGAAGTCGACAAATTG AGTCGTGGGCTACACGGTGATCCAGCTGCAGCTCTACTGGAAGTATTAGACCCAGAACAGAACCACAGCTTCACTGACCA CTATTTGAATGTCCCGTTCGATTTATCGCAAGTGTTATTCATCGCTACGGCGAATACGACGTCGACGATACCGCCGGCGTTGTTAGATCGGATGGAGGTGATCGAAATAATGGGATACACGCAGGAAGAGAAAGTTCACATCGCTTCTCGTTATCTCGTGCCGAAACAACTCGAAAAACACGGCCTCACATCGGAACATCTGGAAATACCCAATGAGATGATATTACAAATAA ttTCTAAGCATACCCGTGAGGCTGGCGTTAGAGATCTCGAACGTCAGTTAGCTGCTGTCTGTCGGGCCGTTGCTGTGCGAGTTGCCAAAACGTCCAGTAAAAACCCTAAGTTAAGTGACATTGATGACGATGCTTCTGGTGATGATGCTGCTGCAATAACATCTGATCACCATCACAGCTTGCcattgataattgatgaaCCGATGCTAGATGAATTTTTGGGG TGcaggaaatatgaaattgatacagTGGGTAGACTGAATCAACCGGGTGTTTGTATTGGTCTTGCTTGGACATCATTCGGCGGTGAGATTATGTATATCGAAGCTTCTCGAATGGATGGAGAAGGCAAAGTGAAATTCACCGGAAAGTTGGGTGACGTGATGAAAGAGTCGGCTTCGTTAGCGCTGAGTTGGGTGCGCAGTAACGCTAGACTG CTTTATATTCAAGATGCGTCGCAGCTGATGAAAACAGATCTCCACATTCACTTCCCAGCCGGAGCGGTCCCGAAAGATGGCCCGTCCGCCGGAGTTGCCATAGTTACTGTATTAGTGTCTTTGTTTACGGGACAATGCGTACGCTCCGATACGGCTATGACGGGTGAAATAACGTTACGCGGTTTAGTGTTACCCGTTGGTGGAATAAAGGAGAAGGTTTTAGCGGCTTACAGAACCGGAATTCACCGAGTTATTTTAccgaagaaaaacaaaaaagaccTCTGGGAAATCCCGCAATATGTTCAG gataaaatgaaattcgtaTTCGCAAGTTGTTTGGAAGATGTGTTGGATGCAGCATTTGATGGAGGCTTTCCTCCAATGATGCCGGAAAAGTTAAATTCACTCGTAACCAGCAAATTGTGA
- the LOC141901564 gene encoding cilia- and flagella-associated protein 263-like, which translates to MAAESETLSVDTSTNELQDDPLQDLTDEQLYTLLEETVRANEVLAAETQMFEKYLKRVEPKDLTGFQTHVTTTPSLSTMENVRAVGRKRSKSRSSNMDKSLRLSAEQKCDIAQREIEELREDIEKLKEDSEKVLDTYRAIMEESDMRLAETKKSSYEFERDIVKGAVNARTAKVIAERVVRYFEDKLRSRDTLIEKLRLKNSTLKVQKKKLHMQLKQKEEMGEVLHEVDFNQLKIENSQYLEKIDERNQDLLRLKLMAGNTLQVLNMYKKKLHLLTMESNRLKADIESRNELSSRIDAETDQVEEERTKAEKINRKLRQQLADYRVPEVMEYVQEKADLYEIQKKVKSWERKVEIACMALKTHKKTWGQMRMATSAGGGFQQWS; encoded by the exons atggcggccgAGTCTGAAACGCTGAGCGTCGATACGAGCACTAATGAACTTCAAGATGACCCTCTTCAAGATCTTACCGATGAACAATTATACACTCTACTCGAGGAAACTGT TCGGGCAAATGAAGTCCTCGCAGCGGAGACACAAATGTTTGAGAAATATCTGAAACGCGTCGAGCCGAAAGACCTGACCGGATTTCAAACTCATGTCACCACGACGCCGTCGCTTTCAACAATGGAAAATGTACGCGCGGTCGGCAGAAAGCGATCCAAGAGCAGAAGCAGCAATATGGATAAAAGTCTCCGATTGTCGGCCGAACAAAAATGCGACATTGCTCAACGTGAAATCGAGGAGCTTCGGGAAGATatcgaaaaattgaaagaagaTTCGGAAAAAGTTTTAGATACGTACCGG GCAATAATGGAAGAAAGTGACATGCGTCTAGCAGAAACTAAGAAATCGTCGTATGAATTCGAAAGAGACATCGTGAAAGGAGCCGTCAATGCTCGAACAGCGAAGGTCATCGCTGAACGAGTTGTGCGTTATTTCGAGGATAAATTACGATCGCGG GACACGCTCATCGAAAAATTGCGTCTGAAAAATTCAACTCTGAAAgttcaaaagaaaaaactgCATATGCAGTTGAAACAG aaagaagaaatggGCGAAGTTTTACATGAAGTCGACTTTAATCAGTTGAAAATCGAGAACAGTCAGTATCTGGAGAAAATCGACGAAAGAAATCAGGATTTATTACGACTGAAATTGATGGCCGGAAACACGCTTCAGGTTCTCAATATGTACAAG aaaaagtTACATTTATTGACAATGGAATCGAATCGTCTGAAAGCTGATATCGAATCGcgtaatgaattatcatcacGAATTGATGCAGAAACAGATCAAGTTGAGGAG GAAAGAACGAAAGCTGAAAAGATAAACCGCAAATTACGTCAACAGTTAGCAGACTATCGCGTACCGGAAGTGATGGAATATGTACAAGAGAAGGCCGACTTATACGAAATACAGAAGAAAGTCAAAAGTTGGGAACGAAAAGTTGAAATAGCCTGC ATGGCGCTGAAGACACACAAAAAGACTTGGGGCCAAATGAGAATGGCCACATCTGCCGGAGGTGGCTTCCAACAATGGTCATAA
- the LOC141901563 gene encoding casein kinase II subunit alpha has translation MPHPSRARVYADVNSHRARSYWEYESHVVEWGQQDDYQIVRKLGRGKYSEVFEAINITNNDKCVIKILKPVKKKKIKREIKILENLRGGTNIISLCAVVKDPVSRTPALIFEHVNNTDFKQLYQTLTDYDIRFYLFELLKALDYCHSMGIMHRDVKPHNVMIDHENKKLRLIDWGLAEFYHPGQEYNVRVASRYFKGPELLLDYQMYDYSLDMWSLGCMFASMIFRKEPFFHGHDNYDQLVRIAKVLGTEELYEYVEKYQIEMDSRFNDILGRHSRKRWERFVHSENQHLVSPEALDYLDKLLRYDHAERLTAREAMEHSYFYPIVKEQGRMSSMSGHSSSSPTPANNSGPTGQGLGSAANVTASSPVVPSNVSPLPANANQLSNELM, from the exons ATGCCCCACCCGAGTAGGGCTCGTGTCTATGCTGATGTTAATTCACACCGGGCACGTTCGTACTGGGAATATGAATCCCATGTAGTGGAGTGGGG ACAACAAGATGACTATCAGATCGTCCGTAAACTCGGAAGAGGAAAATACAGTGAAGTGTTCGAAGCAATCAATATCACAAATAATGACAAATGCGTAATAAAAATCTTAAAG CCagtgaaaaagaagaaaattaaacgagagattaaaatattagaaaatctGAGAGGCGGAACGAACATAATTTCATTATGCGCCGTAGTGAAAGATCCAGTG tcaAGAACTCCAGCTCTTATATTTGAACACGTCAACAATACTGATTTCAAG CAATTATACCAGACGTTAACGGATTATGATATACGATTTTATCTATTTGAGTTACTGAAG GCTTTAGATTATTGCCACAGTATGGGTATAATGCATCGCGATGTGAAGCCTCACAATGTAATGATtgatcatgaaaataaaaag CTACGGTTGATCGATTGGGGTTTAGCAGAGTTTTATCATCCAGGGCAGGAATACAATGTCAGGGTAGCGTCGCGATACTTTAAGGGTCCAGAATTGTTGCTCGATTATCAG ATGTATGATTATTCACTGGATATGTGGAGTTTAGGATGCATGTTTGCTAGTATGATATTTAGGAAGGAACCTTTCTTTCATGGACACGATAACTATGATCAG CTTGTACGAATTGCTAAAGTTCTTGGTACTGAAGAATTATACGAATACGTCGAGAAGTATCAGATAGAAATGGATTCTAGATTTAATGATATACTTGGCAG ACATTCTAGGAAAAGATGGGAACGATTTGTACATAGTGAAAATCAACATCTAGTTAGTCCAGAAGCGCTTGACTATCTCGATAAATTGTTAAGATACGACCATGCTGAGCGACTCACTGCTAGGGAAGCAATGGAACATTCTTATTTCT ATCCAATCGTGAAGGAACAAGGTAGAATGTCATCGATGTCTGGACACAGTTCAAGTTCACCTACACCAGCCAATAACTCAGGGCCAACAG GACAGGGGTTAGGATCGGCGGCGAACGTGACGGCTAGTTCTCCGGTCGTGCCGTCGAATGTATCTCCGTTGCCGGCTAAC